TTGCTGGAGTTCATCCCGGAATCTGCCACTGCCTTGACGAACAAGGATGGGGTTGCCGAGGTTGATGTCAAAGCCAAGGATGCACAGGCTCTAGGCGCAACCCAAATTGTCGCCACTGTGAAAGTCGTGGATAGAACTGGCCAGGAAAGGTGGCAAACAGGACGGCAAAGCGTATCAGTTTCCCCTACAGTGGTTGCTGATCCACAAGCTGCCGCTGCGGCCATCAATTTCAGCAAGGCTAATCCCTCCGACAGCTCCATCGTCATTGCCGGCTCTGGCGGGAATGGCAGGTCGGAGACCGCATTGCTCACCTTTACCGTGGTCGATGGGCAAGGCTCGCCTCTCAAGGGAGTAGTGGTTGACTTCAATGTTGTGCCTGCAGGCAGCGTCAA
This window of the Melaminivora jejuensis genome carries:
- a CDS encoding Ig-like domain-containing protein, producing the protein MSGYGQGQGWQSDPGTVVTFSQEGSALLEFIPESATALTNKDGVAEVDVKAKDAQALGATQIVATVKVVDRTGQERWQTGRQSVSVSPTVVADPQAAAAAINFSKANPSDSSIVIAGSGGNGRSETALLTFTVVDGQGSPLKGVVVDFNVVPAGSVNLLTTQGTTNSAGEITVSVSSKENPVSVIVNARVRERNISTQI